One segment of Alnus glutinosa chromosome 2, dhAlnGlut1.1, whole genome shotgun sequence DNA contains the following:
- the LOC133861348 gene encoding putative pentatricopeptide repeat-containing protein At1g03510, translated as MMERVSMKLSGVLSLICKTLFTTEYSYNQKGPKASQRLWQSERVKSMGSYAPNYQRLLSFTKSLSSHVNQARHDQALALFHHMQASLALALDPHVFSLVLKSCAAVHRPQLGTAIHAHVAKASFLSNPFVACALVDMYGKCVSIFPSRQLFDEIPHRNVVVWNAMISIYTRSNCVPEALKLFEVMDVVPNVSTYNSIIPGLAGLDDGSFKAIAFFRRMREMGLKPNVITLLALLPACLGVAALNLIKEIHGYAIRNDIDAHLQLSSGMVEAYGRSGCLSNAHNVFCGMRERDVVAWSSLISAYALHGEARTALDIFHQMELAKVQPDDITFLGVLKACSHAGLADEALDYFARMLTDYGVEASSDHFSCLVDVLSRAGRLHEAYHVIREMPVKVTAKAWGALLGACRTYGESELAEIAGKALSQIEPDNPANYVLLAGIYASLGRHEEAEKMRREMKGRGVKAAPGSSWVVYQD; from the coding sequence ATGATGGAGAGAGTGAGCATGAAATTAAGTGGAGTTTTAAGTCTCATTTGCAAGACTTTATTCACCACAGAATATTCATATAACCAAAAGGGCCCGAAAGCCTCACAACGACTTTGGCAAAGTGAAAGGGTGAAGAGCATGGGCTCCTACGCACCCAACTATCAACGCCTCCTTTCCTTCACCAAGAGCTTGTCCTCGCACGTCAACCAAGCTCGTCATGACCAAGCCCTTGCTCTTTTCCACCACATGCAAGCCTCCCTCGCCCTTGCTCTCGACCCCCATGTCTTCTCCCTCGTCCTCAAGTCTTGCGCGGCAGTCCACCGCCCGCAACTTGGCACCGCTATCCATGCCCATGTTGCCAAAGCCTCCTTCCTCTCAAACCCATTTGTTGCCTGCGCGCTCGTTGACATGTACGGCAAATGCGTCTCGATTTTTCCATCGCGCCAGTTGTTCGATGAAATTCCTCACAGAAATGTTGTTGTGTGGAATGCTATGATATCGATCTACACACGTTCTAATTGTGTTCCTGAGGCTTTGAAATTATTTGAAGTCATGGATGTTGTGCCCAATGTGTCAACTTATAATTCAATCATACCGGGTTTGGCAGGATTGGACGATGGGTCATTTAAAGCGATTGCATTCTTTCGGCGAATGAGGGAAATGGGGTTGAAGCCAAATGTAATAACGCTTCTTGCTCTGTTACCCGCTTGCTTAGGTGTAGCGGCTTTGAATTTGATCAAGGAAATTCATGGCTATGCAATTAGAAATGATATTGACGCGCATCTCCAGCTGAGTAGTGGCATGGTGGAGGCCTATGGGCGATCTGGGTGTCTTTCAAATGCGCATAATGTGTTTTGTGGTATGAGGGAAAGAGATGTGGTTGCATGGAGCAGCTTAATATCAGCATACGCACTTCATGGGGAGGCAAGAACTGCGCTGGACATTTTTCATCAAATGGAATTGGCAAAAGTACAGCCTGATGATATCACTTTTCTGGGCGTACTGAAAGCTTGTAGCCATGCCGGATTAGCTGATGAAGCATTGGATTACTTTGCTCGAATGCTTACAGATTATGGCGTGGAAGCAAGTAGTGATCACTTCTCGTGTTTAGTGGATGTGTTGAGCAGAGCTGGGAGATTACATGAGGCATATCATGTAATACGAGAAATGCCAGTAAAGGTGACAGCAAAAGCTTGGGGAGCACTTCTCGGGGCATGTCGGACTTACGGAGAGTCGGAGCTTGCAGAGATTGCAGGGAAAGCTTTGTCCCAGATTGAACCTGATAATCCTGCCAACTATGTACTGTTGGCTGGAATATATGCTAGTCTAGGGAGACATGAGGAAGCTGAAAAAATGAGAAGAGAAATGAAGGGGAGGGGAGTAAAGGCTGCCCCTGGTAGTAGTTGGGTAGTATATCAGGATTGA
- the LOC133860926 gene encoding protein TIC 20-IV, chloroplastic-like produces MPAFPAVAACPATSSRLLVQPPQPLVSAAVGYRNKYATLERCWSSTQTWTAHKPLAPCRLVACRSKGKSFPCLSTTASPFLGGDQGGLLRSIPMLPRQSKSLMPVQASTDSPFSCRIPTIDEKPEWWWRILACLPYLLALQMSETAYYVQPFLERYEFLESLFYYIPGAVHRLPWWFQFAHFYVAYLGVVQSDKWPHYLRFHVAMGFLLESALLVVVQSSNLMPLIHFQGSFGLYYWAAVAFIYILMVLECVRCALAGTYVKLPLISDSAFIHSLFRVRGYHRPI; encoded by the exons ATGCCCGCTTTCCCTGCCGTCGCGGCTTGTCCTGCCACCAGCTCGCGCCTCCTCGTCCAGCCTCCGCAGCCTCTCGTATCTGCCGCCGTTGGCTATCG GAATAAATATGCAACACTAGAAAGATGTTGGTCTTCAACCCAGACCTGGACAGCACATAAGCCCTTGGCTCCTTGCAGACTTGTTGCATGCAGATCTAAAG GAAAGTCATTCCCATGCCTTTCTACTACAGCGTCTCCTTTTTTAGGTGGGGATCAAGGTGGCCTGTTGCGCAGCATTCCTATGTTGCCAAGACAAAGCAAATCTCTAATGCCCGTGCAAGCATCCACTGATAGTCCATTCAGTTGTCGCATCCCAACAATAGACGAGAAACCAGAATGGTGGTGGCGGATTTTGGCATGTCTTCCGTATCTTTTAGCTTTGCAGATGTCTGAGACAGCGTATTATGTCCAACCCTTCCTTGAACGCTACGAGTTCCTCGAGAGTTTGTTTTATTATATCCCAGGAGCAGTTCATAGATTACCTTGGTGGTTCCAGTTTGCACATTTCTACGTTGCATACTTAGGAGTGGTGCAGAGTGACAAATGGCCTCACTATTTACGATTCCATGTAGCAATGGGCTTTCTACTAGAATCGGCCCTGCTGGTGGTGGTGCAGTCAAGCAATCTCATGCCACTTATACACTTTCAAGGTTCTTTTGGGTTATACTACTGGGCAGCTGTGGcattcatatatattttgatggTGTTGGAGTGTGTAAGGTGTGCTCTTGCTGGTACGTATGTTAAACTACCTTTGATTAGTGATAGTGCATTTATCCATAGTCTTTTTAGGGTGAGGGGATACCATCGACCTATCTAG
- the LOC133861095 gene encoding probable galacturonosyltransferase 10 isoform X1, whose protein sequence is MRRRPVDSRRPVRRRVSNVLWWVLTGIAVLLFIFVLSKGSQIESRPEIPKRPYRHDRIMEGLNITEEMVSPDSVTRQLSDQISLAKAFVVIAKESNNLQFAWELSAQIRNSQILLSNAAIRRTPLTTRESETAIRDMALLLYQAKQLHYDSATMIMRLKAKIQALDDQMSSVSEKSSKYGQIAAEEVPKSLYCLGVRLTTEWFRNLNLQRKLKERKQIDMKLKDNNLYHFCVFSDNILATSVVVNSTALNSKNPEMVVFHLVTDEINYAATKAWFSMNDFRGVTIEVQKFEDFSWLNASYVPVLKQLQDSETQSYYFSGNNDDGRTPIKFRNPKYLSMLNHLRFYIPEVFPALEKVVFLDDDVVVQKDLSALFSIDLNHNVNGAVETCMETFHRYHKYLNYSHPLIRAHFDPDACGWAFGMNVFDLVEWRKRNVTGIYHYWQERNVDRTLWKLGTLPPGLLTFYGLTEPLDPSWHILGLGYTNVDHQLIQKGAVLHFNGNSKPWLKIGIEKYKPLWEKYVDYSHHLLQQCNFH, encoded by the exons ATGAGGCGGAGGCCGGTGGATTCTCGGAGGCCAGTGAGGAGGCGAGTTTCGAATGTGTTATGGTGGGTATTGACTGGGATAGCGgttttgcttttcatttttgttctGAGCAAAGGGAGTCAGATTGAGTCGAGGCCGGAGATACCCAAG AGACCTTACAGGCATGATAGAATTATGGAAGGTCTCAACATTACTGAAGAAATGGTGAGCCCTGACTCGGTCACCAGGCAACTCAGTGACCAAATTTCTCTTGCAAAAGCTTTTGTCGTAATTGCAAAAGAAAGCAACAACCTTCAATTTGCTTGGGAATTAAGTGCTCAGATTCGAAATTCACAGATCCTTCTCTCAAATGCTGCGATAAGGCGAACTCCTCTGACAACCAGAGAATCAGAAACTGCAATCCGTGATATGGCACTTTTACTCTACCAAGCTAAGCAACTCCATTACGACAGTGCAACCATGATCATGAGACTGAAAGCAAAAATCCAAGCGCTGGATGATCAAATGAGTTCTGTGAGTGAAAAGAGTTCAAAATATGGGCAAATAGCTGCTGAAGAAGTCCCCAAAAGTTTATATTGCCTTGGTGTTCGGTTAACGACTGAATGGTTCAGAAACTTAAACTTACAGCGGAAGCTTAAGGAAAGAAAGCAAATAGACATGAAACTTAAGGATAACAATCTCTATCATTTCTGCGTCTTCTCGGACAACATCCTGGCAACTTCAGTTGTGGTCAACTCAACTGCTTTAAATTCCAAAAATCCAGAAATGGTTGTGTTCCATCTTGTCACTGATGAAATAAATTATGCTGCAACGAAGGCTTGGTTTTCCATGAACGATTTTCGAGGAGTGACTATTGAGGTTCAAAAGTTTGAAGACTTTAGTTGGCTAAATGCTTCTTATGTTCCTGTTCTTAAGCAGCTCCAAGACTCTGAAACTCAGAGCTATTATTTTTCTGGCAATAATGATGATGGCCGGACTCCAATCAAGTTTCGAAACCCAAAGTATTTATCCATGCTTAACCACCTCAGGTTTTATATCCCAGAAGTCTTTCCTGCACTGGAGAAGGTGGTATTTCTTGATGATGATGTTGTGGTTCAAAAGGATCTCTCTGCTCTTTTCTCCATTGATTTGAATCACAACGTCAACGGAGCCGTTGAGACATGCATGGAGACATTTCATAGATACCATAAGTACTTGAACTACTCTCACCCTCTTATAAGAGCACACTTTGATCCTGATGCATGCGGATGGGCTTTTGGGATGAATGTTTTTGATCTGGTTGAGTGGAGGAAAAGGAATGTAACTGGTATCTACCACTACTGGCAGGAACGGAATGTTGACCGGACATTGTGGAAACTCGGTACACTGCCGCCTGGACTGTTGACATTCTATGGATTGACGGAGCCTTTGGATCCCTCTTGGCATATTTTGGGGTTGGGCTACACCAATGTGGATCATCAGTTGATACAGAAGGGTGCTGTGCTGCACTTCAATGGAAACTCAAAGCCATGGTTGAAGATTGGTATCGAAAAATACAAGCCCCTTTGGGAGAAATATGTTGATTATTCTCATCATCTATTGCAACAGTGCAATTTTCATTGA
- the LOC133861095 gene encoding probable galacturonosyltransferase 10 isoform X2, with protein MEGLNITEEMVSPDSVTRQLSDQISLAKAFVVIAKESNNLQFAWELSAQIRNSQILLSNAAIRRTPLTTRESETAIRDMALLLYQAKQLHYDSATMIMRLKAKIQALDDQMSSVSEKSSKYGQIAAEEVPKSLYCLGVRLTTEWFRNLNLQRKLKERKQIDMKLKDNNLYHFCVFSDNILATSVVVNSTALNSKNPEMVVFHLVTDEINYAATKAWFSMNDFRGVTIEVQKFEDFSWLNASYVPVLKQLQDSETQSYYFSGNNDDGRTPIKFRNPKYLSMLNHLRFYIPEVFPALEKVVFLDDDVVVQKDLSALFSIDLNHNVNGAVETCMETFHRYHKYLNYSHPLIRAHFDPDACGWAFGMNVFDLVEWRKRNVTGIYHYWQERNVDRTLWKLGTLPPGLLTFYGLTEPLDPSWHILGLGYTNVDHQLIQKGAVLHFNGNSKPWLKIGIEKYKPLWEKYVDYSHHLLQQCNFH; from the coding sequence ATGGAAGGTCTCAACATTACTGAAGAAATGGTGAGCCCTGACTCGGTCACCAGGCAACTCAGTGACCAAATTTCTCTTGCAAAAGCTTTTGTCGTAATTGCAAAAGAAAGCAACAACCTTCAATTTGCTTGGGAATTAAGTGCTCAGATTCGAAATTCACAGATCCTTCTCTCAAATGCTGCGATAAGGCGAACTCCTCTGACAACCAGAGAATCAGAAACTGCAATCCGTGATATGGCACTTTTACTCTACCAAGCTAAGCAACTCCATTACGACAGTGCAACCATGATCATGAGACTGAAAGCAAAAATCCAAGCGCTGGATGATCAAATGAGTTCTGTGAGTGAAAAGAGTTCAAAATATGGGCAAATAGCTGCTGAAGAAGTCCCCAAAAGTTTATATTGCCTTGGTGTTCGGTTAACGACTGAATGGTTCAGAAACTTAAACTTACAGCGGAAGCTTAAGGAAAGAAAGCAAATAGACATGAAACTTAAGGATAACAATCTCTATCATTTCTGCGTCTTCTCGGACAACATCCTGGCAACTTCAGTTGTGGTCAACTCAACTGCTTTAAATTCCAAAAATCCAGAAATGGTTGTGTTCCATCTTGTCACTGATGAAATAAATTATGCTGCAACGAAGGCTTGGTTTTCCATGAACGATTTTCGAGGAGTGACTATTGAGGTTCAAAAGTTTGAAGACTTTAGTTGGCTAAATGCTTCTTATGTTCCTGTTCTTAAGCAGCTCCAAGACTCTGAAACTCAGAGCTATTATTTTTCTGGCAATAATGATGATGGCCGGACTCCAATCAAGTTTCGAAACCCAAAGTATTTATCCATGCTTAACCACCTCAGGTTTTATATCCCAGAAGTCTTTCCTGCACTGGAGAAGGTGGTATTTCTTGATGATGATGTTGTGGTTCAAAAGGATCTCTCTGCTCTTTTCTCCATTGATTTGAATCACAACGTCAACGGAGCCGTTGAGACATGCATGGAGACATTTCATAGATACCATAAGTACTTGAACTACTCTCACCCTCTTATAAGAGCACACTTTGATCCTGATGCATGCGGATGGGCTTTTGGGATGAATGTTTTTGATCTGGTTGAGTGGAGGAAAAGGAATGTAACTGGTATCTACCACTACTGGCAGGAACGGAATGTTGACCGGACATTGTGGAAACTCGGTACACTGCCGCCTGGACTGTTGACATTCTATGGATTGACGGAGCCTTTGGATCCCTCTTGGCATATTTTGGGGTTGGGCTACACCAATGTGGATCATCAGTTGATACAGAAGGGTGCTGTGCTGCACTTCAATGGAAACTCAAAGCCATGGTTGAAGATTGGTATCGAAAAATACAAGCCCCTTTGGGAGAAATATGTTGATTATTCTCATCATCTATTGCAACAGTGCAATTTTCATTGA
- the LOC133861186 gene encoding QWRF motif-containing protein 3 translates to MKSENEQVVFDQSPKPRRARSREVSSRYLSPSSTASSHESGIPSPNSQSLSPIGHKPMTTNSTSTASSNTRKQHKSLDDSGFTRGLWPSSATTTSSSSSSKPNKNFGTLGDHLGNERLKDRKKDKKSGKDVINGIFLNRQRSSGEFSRFENQKEISTHAKENNRPRIGGSMRYTEKLTLPGKSSSKTTSGILPGRFSVDENDLYRKISEPESDSFTDTFDLDSESGKMGSPATGKISASSRKSGIEVSSKYMSEISARRASDSYVPVSFDNSPSSKKFNIKNAIKRVNSLSSAKSQWALSPGRSGSTPISVENKGILTSFSSLKPPNSPSRAKGVEKLLNMGWDLLKGKKSSSSLSSMPLLSGNLESVHQLRLLHNRLMQWRYANARAVPVNGTITNQAERDLVYAWDGLTKLRRSVIHKKLQVEKEKLHMKLNYILYSQSKLLEAWGNMERQHVSAVSNTDECLHAVVCKVPLTDGAKVDIQLATIKLGHALDLTTSIKSIFTSFAPTAENTVTLLSELAEVVAQEKLLLEECLELCRTISTLELQERSMKCSIVQLKL, encoded by the exons ATGAAGAGTGAGAATGAACAGGTGGTTTTCGATCAGTCTCCGAAACCCAGAAGAGCGAGATCCCGAGAGGTGAGCTCACGGTATCTCTCTCCTTCTTCAACCGCCTCTTCGCACGAAAGCGGAATCCCATCTCCGAACAGCCAATCGCTCTCGCCGATTGGGCACAAACCCATGACCACCAACAGTACTAGTACTGCTTCCTCCAATACTCGGAAGCAACATAAGAGCCTGGATGACTCAGGATTTACGCGAGGACTTTGGCCTTCATCGGCTACTAccacttcttcttcctcctcctctaaGCCGAACAAGAATTTCGGTACTCTAGGCGATCATCTTGGAAACGAGAGGCTGAAAGATCGGAAAAAGGATAAGAAATCCGGGAAAGACGTCATCAATGGGATTTTTCTCAATAGACAAAGAAGTTCCGGCGAGTTCAGTAGGTTTGAGAATCAGAAGGAGATCAGTACTcatgccaaagaaaataacagacCAAGGATTGGAGGGTCCATGAGATATACCGAAAAGTTAACGCTTCCGGGAAAATCTTCGTCTAAAACTACTTCGGGTATTCTTCCTGGAAGATTTTCCGTAGATGAAAATGATTTATACCGGAAAATTTCTGAACCAGAATCGGATTCTTTCACTGATACTTTTGACTTGGACTCAGAGTCCGGCAAGATGGGTTCTCCGGCTACAGGAAAAATCTCGGCGAGTTCACGGAAATCGGGCATCGAAGTTTCTTCAAAGTATATGAGTGAAATATCGGCAAGGCGGGCTTCGGATTCGTATGTTCCGGTGTCGTTTGATAATTCTCCgagctcaaagaagttcaaCATAAAAAATGCGATCAAGAGGGTGAATTCTCTCTCGAGCGCCAAGTCACAGTGGGCATTGTCGCCGGGGCGGTCGGGGTCGACGCCTATATCAGTGGAAAATAAAGGGATACTGACGTCGTTTTCGAGTTTGAAGCCTCCGAATAGTCCCTCGAGAGCAAAGGGTGTGGAGAAATTACTGAACATGGGGTGGGACTTGCTCAAGGGTAagaaatcttcttcttccttaagCTCGATGCCGCTTCTGTCTGGTAATTTGGAGAGCGTTCATCAACTTCGGCTGCTTCATAATCGGTTGATGCAGTGGCGGTATGCCAATGCTAGAGCTGTGCCTGTGAACGGGACCATAACTAATCAGGCAGAG AGAGATTTGGTATATGCTTGGGATGGTCTGACAAAGCTGCGGCGTTCTGTGATACATAAGAAATTACAGGTTGAGAAGGAAAAGCTTCACATGAAGCTGAACTATATACTCTACTCCCAA AGCAAGCTATTGGAAGCCTGGGGTAATATGGAAAGACAACATGTATCAGCAGTTTCCAACACTGACGAGTGTTTGCATGCTGTTGTCTGCAAAGTACCCCTAACTGATGGTGCAAAG GTGGACATCCAATTAGCCACCATCAAACTTGGACATGCATTGGATCTCACAACTTCCATCAAGTCTATTTTTACTAGTTTTGCACCCACG GCTGAGAACACTGTTACATTGTTGTCAGAATTAGCAGAGGTTGTTGCACAAGAAAAGTTGCTTTTAGAGGAGTGTCTTGAACTTTGCAGAACCATATCTACCCTCGAG CTTCAAGAGAGAAGTATGAAGTGCAGCATTGTTCAATTGAAATTatag